In Frondihabitans sp. PAMC 28766, a genomic segment contains:
- a CDS encoding ABC transporter permease — protein MTAIDEIAPEALPVVDADIVTGRAPSSVGRRIRRLLRRPSFVISAVIVLFWIGAALLWHVFGLNPFGNSGAALAPPSPTHPFGTDNLGRSVFARTLAGADTALLIGPLGAILATVLGTVLGLVAGYFKGWVDTGLMRLFDILVVLPPLIFLIVVAGAFGTSTPALIVIVGVVFAPGIARIIRAAVLAEMGRSYVPSARLQGESAARILFGELLPNVLPTVIIQATLSLASAVFITASLSFLGLGSQPPSPDWGLQINENRIYIQSAWWTVFFPAAAVASLVVAVHLIADNLKEVWR, from the coding sequence ATGACAGCCATCGACGAGATCGCGCCGGAGGCCCTGCCGGTCGTCGACGCCGACATCGTGACCGGGCGCGCGCCCAGCAGCGTCGGGCGGCGCATCCGGCGTCTCCTGAGGCGGCCGTCGTTCGTGATCAGCGCGGTCATCGTGCTGTTCTGGATCGGCGCGGCCCTGCTCTGGCACGTGTTCGGCTTGAACCCCTTCGGCAACTCGGGCGCGGCCCTCGCCCCGCCGAGCCCCACTCACCCGTTCGGCACCGACAACCTCGGCCGCTCGGTCTTCGCCCGCACCCTGGCCGGCGCCGACACGGCCCTTCTGATCGGGCCTCTCGGCGCAATCCTCGCCACCGTGCTCGGCACCGTGCTCGGGCTCGTCGCCGGCTACTTCAAGGGCTGGGTCGACACCGGGCTGATGCGCCTGTTCGACATCCTCGTCGTCCTGCCGCCCCTCATCTTCTTGATCGTCGTGGCGGGGGCGTTCGGCACCTCGACGCCGGCGCTGATTGTGATCGTCGGCGTCGTGTTCGCGCCCGGCATCGCGCGGATCATCCGCGCCGCGGTGCTGGCCGAGATGGGCCGCAGCTACGTGCCGTCGGCGCGGTTGCAGGGCGAGTCGGCGGCCCGGATCCTGTTCGGCGAGTTGCTGCCGAACGTGCTGCCGACTGTCATCATCCAGGCGACTCTGAGCCTCGCGTCGGCGGTGTTCATCACGGCGTCGCTGTCGTTCCTCGGGCTCGGCTCGCAGCCGCCGTCGCCCGACTGGGGCCTCCAGATCAACGAGAACCGCATCTACATCCAGAGCGCCTGGTGGACGGTGTTCTTCCCCGCGGCCGCCGTCGCGTCGCTGGTCGTCGCGGTGCACCTCATCGCCGACAACCTCAAGGAGGTCTGGCGATGA
- a CDS encoding ABC transporter permease: MTSSIAGDTIAPSTESERSESTGRRLGALLWRRLIQIPLVLLGVSILTFWLVQVVPGDPGRNALGQFATLSQVAAWDRDNGLAGPIWLRYLHWLGGFVSGHWGTSFVYETASRPLVISYLLNSVLLGLFAFVLMVPISVVLGSIQAYREGKRSDRAITVALMAVSSVPEFVIGVILLVVFAVWVHVVPVQSGQAATGDFGQRVQVMVLPAIVLAVAYLAVLTRMVRTGTAGAITSQYHRAAVLKGLGPVSVVSRHVVRNALVPTLSLLGLYLGALLGGSAIVETLFNYPGLGALLVVAAERKDVVLLTDGVMVTGAVALVVLLLTDIGLILMDPRIRFERSAD, encoded by the coding sequence ATGACGAGCAGCATCGCGGGCGACACCATCGCCCCGTCGACCGAGAGCGAACGCTCGGAGTCGACGGGGCGCCGGCTCGGCGCGCTCCTGTGGAGACGCCTGATCCAGATCCCCCTGGTGCTGCTCGGCGTCTCGATCCTGACGTTCTGGCTGGTGCAGGTCGTGCCGGGCGACCCGGGGCGCAATGCCCTCGGCCAGTTCGCGACGCTGTCGCAGGTCGCCGCCTGGGATCGCGACAACGGTCTCGCCGGCCCGATCTGGCTGCGCTACCTGCACTGGCTGGGCGGCTTCGTCTCGGGCCACTGGGGCACGAGCTTCGTCTACGAGACGGCCTCGCGCCCACTCGTGATCTCGTATCTCCTGAACTCGGTGCTGCTAGGCCTCTTCGCCTTCGTGCTGATGGTGCCGATCTCGGTCGTGCTCGGCTCGATCCAGGCCTACCGCGAGGGCAAGCGCAGCGACCGCGCGATCACGGTGGCGCTGATGGCGGTCTCGAGCGTGCCCGAGTTCGTGATCGGTGTGATCCTGCTCGTCGTCTTCGCCGTCTGGGTGCACGTGGTGCCGGTGCAGTCGGGCCAGGCCGCGACAGGTGACTTCGGGCAGCGGGTGCAGGTGATGGTGCTGCCCGCGATCGTCCTCGCCGTCGCCTACCTGGCGGTGCTCACCCGCATGGTGCGCACCGGCACGGCGGGCGCGATCACGTCGCAGTATCACCGGGCGGCTGTGCTCAAGGGGCTCGGGCCGGTCTCCGTCGTCTCCCGCCACGTCGTGCGCAATGCGCTCGTGCCGACGCTCTCGCTGCTCGGGCTCTACCTCGGCGCCCTGCTCGGCGGCAGTGCGATCGTCGAGACCCTCTTCAACTACCCGGGCCTCGGCGCGCTGCTCGTGGTCGCCGCCGAGCGGAAGGACGTCGTGCTGCTCACCGACGGCGTGATGGTGACGGGAGCCGTCGCCCTGGTCGTGCTGCTGCTCACCGACATCGGACTCATCCTGATGGACCCGCGGATCCGCTTCGAGAGGAGCGCCGACTGA
- a CDS encoding ABC transporter ATP-binding protein, with protein sequence MTVAARVENLTIRYPRPSNGIESAPAVSGVSFEIAPGESYGLVGESGSGKSTTVLALTRYLPDGSEITADTLEVGGVDVLGLDRQALRDYRGRALAVVYQEPGLALDPTMPVGDQIAEVYRLHGATRVQARDRTLEALERVRLPRPSQAVRRYPHELSGGQQQRVVIAMALAAEPALMLLDEPTTGLDSTVETAIMALIDRLRAELGFASILISHNLPLIAAHCSRIGVLNHGVLVEEGTAAEVLLRPRHAYTKAMVEALPDPTIRHAPAVSAPRGQNPQDATPSAGSAPLVTVSNLTRRYGHSLALDDVSLTIGRGEVLGIVGESGSGKTTLGRAIAGLTRIDGGSVDIDHDVRGVPPVQVVFQNPDASLNPRRTVRKVLTRSITLLGGDGSADELAERTGIGRDLLDKLPSQLSGGQKQRVAIARAFAGRTPLIVCDEPTSALDVSIQRRILELLIELQERTQVSYLFITHDLAVVRQLADRIGVLHDGRLIEIGDTDRIFDEPAEPYTASLVESALSLRRRAATAQAAS encoded by the coding sequence ATGACCGTCGCCGCACGGGTCGAGAACCTCACCATCCGGTATCCGCGCCCGTCGAACGGGATCGAGTCCGCGCCAGCGGTGTCCGGTGTCTCGTTCGAGATCGCGCCGGGAGAGTCGTACGGGCTGGTGGGGGAGTCAGGATCGGGCAAGAGCACCACCGTTCTCGCCCTCACCCGTTATCTGCCCGACGGCAGCGAGATCACCGCCGACACCCTGGAGGTCGGCGGGGTCGACGTGCTCGGCCTCGATCGCCAGGCCCTCCGCGACTACCGCGGCCGTGCTCTGGCCGTCGTCTACCAGGAGCCCGGGCTGGCCCTCGACCCGACGATGCCGGTCGGCGATCAGATCGCCGAGGTGTATCGGCTGCACGGCGCCACTCGCGTTCAGGCCCGCGATCGCACCCTCGAGGCTCTCGAACGGGTGCGGCTGCCGCGCCCGAGCCAAGCGGTGCGCCGTTACCCGCACGAACTCTCGGGCGGCCAGCAGCAGCGCGTCGTCATCGCGATGGCGCTGGCCGCCGAGCCCGCCCTGATGCTGCTCGACGAGCCGACCACCGGCCTCGACTCCACGGTCGAGACCGCGATCATGGCGCTGATCGACCGGCTGCGCGCCGAGCTCGGCTTCGCCAGCATTTTGATCAGCCACAACCTGCCGTTGATCGCCGCGCACTGCTCGCGCATCGGTGTGCTCAACCACGGCGTGCTCGTCGAGGAGGGCACTGCGGCCGAGGTGCTGCTGCGACCCCGCCACGCCTACACGAAGGCGATGGTGGAGGCGCTGCCCGACCCGACCATCCGGCACGCTCCGGCGGTCTCCGCCCCGCGCGGACAGAATCCGCAGGATGCGACGCCCTCGGCCGGCAGCGCCCCTCTCGTCACGGTCTCGAACCTCACCAGGCGCTACGGGCACTCACTCGCCCTCGACGATGTCTCCCTCACCATCGGCCGCGGCGAAGTGCTCGGCATCGTGGGGGAGTCGGGCAGCGGCAAGACGACTCTCGGCCGTGCGATCGCGGGTCTCACTCGCATCGACGGCGGGAGCGTCGACATCGACCACGACGTGCGCGGCGTGCCGCCGGTGCAGGTCGTCTTCCAGAACCCCGACGCGTCGCTCAACCCCCGGCGCACTGTGCGCAAGGTGCTGACCCGCTCGATCACGCTGCTCGGAGGCGACGGCTCGGCCGACGAGCTCGCCGAGCGCACCGGCATCGGCCGCGACCTGCTCGACAAGCTGCCGAGCCAGCTGTCCGGCGGCCAGAAGCAACGCGTCGCGATCGCCCGCGCGTTCGCCGGCCGCACGCCCCTGATCGTGTGCGACGAGCCGACGAGCGCCCTCGACGTGTCGATCCAGCGGCGCATCCTCGAACTCCTCATCGAGCTGCAGGAGCGCACGCAGGTCTCCTACCTCTTCATCACCCACGACCTCGCCGTCGTCCGGCAGCTAGCCGATCGGATCGGCGTGCTCCACGACGGGCGCCTCATCGAGATCGGCGACACCGACCGGATCTTCGACGAGCCGGCCGAGCCGTACACGGCGTCGCTCGTCGAGTCTGCGCTGTCGCTCCGCCGCCGCGCCGCAACGGCCCAGGCCGCCTCGTGA